In Tubulanus polymorphus chromosome 2, tnTubPoly1.2, whole genome shotgun sequence, a single window of DNA contains:
- the LOC141900702 gene encoding uncharacterized protein LOC141900702 produces the protein MNSALPPFTSEVRPKIDELLKVQDVKCPAAGCGKIFTQASAMRLHRIKVHKLLENEDDAALYHRQKHHKSSTCDEKFFCPETNCKFHSTHHFKKFKYVKQHYMKVHAEKKFICECGKSYGLLVSLKSHQATCGKIYYCTDCNTPYTTINALRNHCVSKNHSLPSDVCSLKDDKTKSYSSTERHRAESFNQIGIDCSGRKYRRLLKKPVTGFSNISVQTDIEYRSIHTQTPVSRCRRSDKAVQKTEEVKTRRTKKSKHKSTTRYVDTLPAAIIETRPATQTYCVDDDFMNSETQTTMALLEELAQTIATQTPRSFFAMNDETATNFETIETQTPLPGIHTLTSPTPPASCSYSDIGIGTCMFAALEQSTDGWNNDWVSTWNTNHQQTSTDNSSIHTQTQTIDSMFDQILSHMETQTNDSDPFPGFPCINTYTQTCLANNVDFSTFSSSRQTQTPVPPRMQTAVPPRIQTPVPPRIQTPVQSTTIQTQTMFHPHHLDLTESLTDSHTQTTFTDLEMLISNLENSTQ, from the exons atgaattctgcTCTGCCGCCATTCACTAGTGAAGTTCGTCCCAAAATTGACGAACTTCTCAAAGTACAAGACGTGAAATGTCCAGCAGCGGGTTGTGGTAAGATATTCACGCAAGCATCAGCAATGAGATTACATCGAATCAAAGTCCATAAATTACTCGAG AATGAGGATGACGCCGCTCTCTACCATCGCCAGAAACATCACAAATCATCGACGTGTGATGAGAAATTCTTTTGTCCGGAAACAAATTGCAAGTTTCACTCGACTCATCACTTCAAGAAATTCAAATATGTGAAACAG CATTATATGAAGGTGCACGctgaaaagaaatttatttgtGAATGCGGTAAAAGCTACGGGCTGTTGGTTTCATTGAAGAGTCATCAGGCGACTTGTGGCAAGATTTACTACTGCACTGATTGTAACACTCCTTATACAACTATAAACGCACTGAGGAATCATTGCgtttctaagaatcatagttTACCAAGTGATGTGTG TTCGTTAAAAGATGATAAGACTAAGAGCTACAGTTCAACTGAACGACATCGAGCAGAATCGTTTAATCAAATAGGAATTGATTGCAGTGGAAGAAAATATAGACGTTTACTTAAAAAACCTGTTACAGGATTCAGTAATATCTCAGTTCAAACTGATATAGAATACCGCAGTATTCATACACAAACTCCGGTCAGTCGCTGTCGTAGATCGGATAAAGCGGTTCAGAAAACTGAGGAGGTCAAAACTCGTCGTACGAAGAAATCGAAACATAAATCTACGACTCGTTACGTAGATACATTACCAGCCGCGATTATAGAGACTCGACCGGCGACTCAAACTTACTGCGTCGACGATGACTTCATGAATTCAGAAACTCAAACGACGATGGCGCTTTTAGAAGAACTCGCTCAAACGATCGCGACGCAAACTCCGAGAAGTTTCTTTGCGATGAACGACGAAACAGCGACGAATTTCGAAACGATCGAAACGCAGACTCCGTTACCCGGGATACATACCCTTACATCGCCTACCCCGCCGGCGTCGTGCTCTTATTCAGATATCGGTATCGGTACTTGTATGTTCGCGGCGTTAGAACAATCCACCGACGGGTGGAATAACGACTGGGTTTCCACGTGGAACACGAATCATCAACAAACTTCCACCGATAATTCGTCTATTCACACGCAGACTCAAACTATAGATAGTATGTTCGATCAGATTCTGAGTCACATGGAAACGCAAACAAACGACTCGGATCCGTTTCCCGGATTCCCGTGTATTAATACTTATACTCAAACGTGTTTAGCTAATAACGTCGATTTCTCAACTTTTTCGTCGTCGAGACAAACTCAAACTCCTGTTCCTCCTCGAATGCAAACTGCTGTTCCTCCTCGAATACAAACTCCTGTTCCTCCTCGAATACAAACTCCTGTTCAATCAACAACGATTCAAACTCAAACAATGTTTCATCCTCATCATTTAGATCTGACCGAATCTTTAACCGATTCGCACACGCAAACTACTTTCACTGATTTAGAGATGCTTATATCGAATTTAGAGAATTCTACTCAATGA
- the LOC141899176 gene encoding potassium voltage-gated channel protein Shaw-like has translation MNGIDNQAMDIDLSDIHTQEDDDSDDDSIVVLDVGGRKFKTWRSTLQRIPNTRLAMLNHESKYYNRETGEYFFDRSADCFEYILNFYRTGELHVPFSQCGWSVKLELDFWGINWTDVKRCCWIHFNQTINNKTTLETFDRRVNKPFPDQVTMCNKIWLILDYPASTKPAMVYSILSNLVILASVVIMVVSSYASMRRNPADDELAEFYGINVTQLVANRTKYPLPPGITFRTNKVLIAEYVCLTFFAVEFILRFGSCPNKQRFIVFPLNIIDFFAIVPPIILGIMILAVPNLRFNSTFQRCFRAFEVIRVFRLFRIMRNYRAFRVIMFSLKRALPEIVLLLVVLWIGVIIFGCLIYYAEDQSRFADIFVGMWWALVTITTVGYGDLYPITSFGYCVGSLCAVTSILALSISVTGIVNTFSLYYEHSQTETNAAEVIDREQRERSPYILYLMDV, from the exons ATGAATGGTATCGATAATCAAGCTATGGATATTGATTTGTCAGATATCCACACACAAGAAGACGATGATAGTGACGATGATAGTATCGTTGTTCTGGACGTCGGAGGTCGTAAATTCAAAACATGGCGGTCAACTCTCCAACGGATCCCGAATACGAGACTAGCGATGTTGAATCACGAATCGAAATATTACAATCGTGAAACTGGCGAATATTTTTTCGATAGAAGCGCCGAttgttttgaatatatattgaatttttatcGAACTGGTGAGTTACACGTGCCGTTTTCACAATGCGGCTGGTCTGTGAAACTAGAACTGGATTTCTGGGGAATCAACTGGACCGATGTAAAACGTTGTTGTTGGATTCACTTTAACCAAACgatcaacaacaaaacaacatTGGAAACGTTCGATCGAAGAGTGAATAAACCATTTCCCGATCAAGTTACGATGTGCAACAAGATTTGGTTAATTCTCGATTATCCGGCATCTACAAAACCAGCCATG GTTTATTCAATACTGTCAAATCTGGTAATTCTGGCATCGGTTGTGATCATGGTCGTCTCGTCATACGCATCGATGCGACGGAATCCCGCCGATGATGAACTCGCTGAATTCTACGGAATCAACGTAACGCAATTAGTAGCCAACCGTACCAAGTATCCTTTACCACCAGGAATAACGTTTCGCACTAACAAAGTCCTGATAGCTGAATACGTTTGTTTGACTTTCTTTGCGGTTGAATTCATTCTGCGCTTCGGCAGCTGCCCAAACAAGCAGAGATTCATTGTTTTTCcgttgaatataattgatttctTCGCTATTGTGCCCCCTATTATTTTAGGCATTATGATTCTAGCTGTACCGAATCTTCGGTTTAATAGCACGTTTCAGCGATGTTTCCGAGCGTTCGAAGTGATCCGTGTTTTCAGACTGTTCAGAATAATGAGGAACTATCGCGCGTTTCGAGTGATCATGTTCTCTTTGAAGCGAGCGTTGCCGGAGATCGTGTTGTTGCTTGTCGTTCTATGGATCGGTGTCATCATTTTTGGATGTTTGATATATTACGCTGAGGATCAGAGCAGATTCGCCGATATTTTTGTCGGTATGTGGTGGGCTCTGGTCACTATAACTACCGTCGGATACGGGGACTTGTATCCGATCACATCTTTCGGATATTGTGTCGGCAGTCTTTGCGCGGTCACTAGTATATTAGCTCTAAGTATTTCTGTGACAGGAATTGTGAACACGTTTTCGTTATATTACGAACATTCCCAAACAGAAACGAATGCTGCTGAG GTAATAGATAGAGAACAAAGAGAACGGAGCCCTTATATCTTATATCtaatggacgtataa
- the LOC141900712 gene encoding uncharacterized protein LOC141900712, which translates to MMSSWLWRYSAVCLLIAALTIPAVFSQWSQTLGWGGAGAGGKRGAPTNSNSESDCFGVDVSVIKQIWKLIQIEAQRMNKCPQNEVFSKFKH; encoded by the exons ATGATGTCATCGTGGTTATGGAGATATTCGGCAGTCTGTTTACTGATTGCTGCTCTGACTATCCCCGCTGTATTTAGTCAGTGGTCTCAAACTTTAGGCTGGGGCGGCGCCGGAGCTGGTGGGAAACGAGGAGCACCGACGAATTCGAATTCGGAATCCGATTGTTTTGGCGTCGATGTTAGCGTCATAAAACAAATCTGGAAACTGATCCAG ATCGAAGCTCAGCGAATGAACAAATGTCCACAAAACGAagttttctcaaaattcaaacACTGA